GGCGGCACCGCTCGAAAGCGGCGCGTTTATCGCCGTTGGGACCTATCCTCAAGAGACGCGCACAGCCTACACGACCTCAGACGGGCTGCCTTCGGATGATGTGCTCTCCATCGAAGTAACGCAAACGGGTGAAGTCTATGCCGGCACGGACAAGGGGCTGGCGAAGTTCGATGGAAACGGTTGGACCACGGTAGAACTATCACCGGGAGGTCCCGTTACTGCGCTTCTTGCCACGCCCGGCGGTTTGCTGGTTGGCGCAGGCAACACGATTTTTCAGGAGAAAGAGGGCTCACTTGTGCCCCTGCCGGGCGCTGCCGCCGCGCAAGTCACGGCCCTATCGATTGATCCCAGCCATCCCGACGGCGCGGTAGCCATTGCGGCGACAACCTCGGGATTGTGGTACATCGAGGAGGGCACCACGCGTCCCTATCGGGTGGTCGATTCTCTGTCCCATGAAATACTCGACATCACCGGTATCGCCGTGGACGGCGAAGGTCGCGCGGTGGCCGCCACCGCTACCGGCGCGTTCAGAGCCGCCCGTCCCCTCTCGGAACTTCGTGGCGCATCGCGGGAGACGTCGACGCCGGCGCCGTGGCAGCCCCTGCTACCCCGCAGTGAGGCAGCAGGCTGGGCACCGAACGACGTACGCGCCGTGGCCCTTCACGACGGCCTGCTGATCCTCGCCGCGCCCCAGGGTGTGGCCATGGAGAACGGCGACGGCACCTGGAATCTCTACACGGGCCGCGAGGGCCTGCCTTGGAACGATTTCACGTCGATGGATGTTGCTCCCGACGGCCGATTGTGGCTGGGTACGACCAAAGGCGCGGTCCACTTCGACGGCACCCACTGGGCCTGGCGCGCGGGGAAGCGGTGGCTGCCGAACGACGAGGTGCGCGACATCGCGGCCACCGACGACGGCGCGTGGGTCGCCACGGCGGGCGGCGTGAGCCATATTCAGTTCAAGCCCATGACGCTGGCCGAGAAGGCGAAGTTCTACGAGGACGAGATCGATAAATACCACCGCCGCACGCCCTATGGTTATGTGGCGGGGGTATCGCTGGAGAATCCCGGCGACAAATCGAAGGTGGAGCAGCACGACACGGACAACGACGGCCAGTACACGGGCCTCTACGGCGCGGGCGAATGCCTGGCCTATGCCGCAACGGGCGACCCGAAGGCGAAGGAGCGGGCGACCAAAGCGTTCGAGGCCCTGGCCTTCCTCAGCGAAGTCACCCAGTCGGGCTCGAACCCCGCACCGAAAGGCTTCATCGCCCGGACCATCCTCCCCACGGACGGCCCAAACCCGAACGAGCAAAACAGCCCGGAAAGCGACCGCAAGAAGCAGGAAAGCGATGCATTGTGGAAGGTCATCGTGCCGCGCTGGCCCACGAGTGGTGATGGGAAGTGGTATTGGAAGACGGACGCCAGCTCCGATGAGCTGGACGGCCATTTCCTGCTTTATGGCACCTACTTCGACCATGTGGCCGAGACCGACGCGGAAAAGGCCCGCGCGCGGGAAGTGACTTCGCGGGTGATGGACCACCTCATCGAGCACAACTTCAAGCTGGTGGATCACGACGGCCAGCCCACGCGCTGGGCCAATTTCAGTCCGGAATCCATCAACGGCGATCCGGACTGGTGGGCGGAGCGCGGCCTGAACTCCCTCAGCCTCCTGACCTACTTGAGCATCACCCATCATGTGACCGGCGATCAGAAATACAGAGACATCTTCGACGACCTCGTGAAGAACCACCACTACGCGCTGAACGGCATGGTGGCGCCCAAGCTCCAGGCGGGACCGGGCTCCTACGTGCAGTTCGACGATAAGATGGCCTTCATGAACTATTACCACCTCATCCGCTATGAGAAGGATCCGGAAGTGCTCCGCATGTTCCAGAATTCCATCTTCTACTACTGGCAGATCGAACAGTACGAGCGGAATCCCTTTTTCAACTTCGTCTACGCCGCCTGCTGCCTCGGCCAGGGCATGCAGACCCAGTGGGGCGTGACCGACCTCTCCCCCACGGGCAAGTGGCTGGAAGACAGCGTGGACACGCTGAAGCGCTTCCCCTTGGACCTGGTCATGTGGCCCGTGGAGAACAGCCACCGCATTGATCTGCTTCCGCTGCCCAGCCATGTGCGCGAGCCCGGTGATGCCGAAGGCAAGGGCTATCGCGTGGACAACTACGTCATTCCCGTCGACGAGCGCAACAGCCTGAGCCTGAGCGAAGACACGTGGACTCTCGACGACAAGGGCGGAAACGGAAAATGGCTCGACGAAGGCGGCCCCTTCCTCCTCAGCTATTATCTGGGACTTTACCACGGTTTCATTCAGGAATAGATCACGAATAAAGATTTCCCATGTTCAATCCGATATACTGGCGGAAGAGATCGATGTGTACGCCCGAGGGGGGCGGGAATAACCGTCATTCGTTGACCACGTCCGGAGAAATGCGATGCCCAAGTCAGCCCTGAGTCAAAATATCCGTACGCCGCGGCCGGCCTATATCGATGGCGGTATGGCCGCCATGCTCCTGCAGGGAGCGATCGGCGGCATACTAGCCGCCACGCTGTATTTCACAGGGTTCGTGCGAGCGATGAAGAACTGGTTCAGCGGCGAGCCTGCCAAAAAGACGCCGTCCGACCCAAGTAAAGAGGATACAGGCGTATAGCGGGGTGTCAGCTGACAACCGGCCCCAGCGGGGCAAGCTCCAGCCGCCGGTCCCGACTGCCCCCCTTTTCTCGTTGTTTTCGCGGGATCTCGCCCGGCAGAAACTGATACAGTGGCCCCATGCTGAACGCCATAAAAATTCCCGATCTCGATCTCTCCGTCGTCATTCCCGCCAAGGACGAGGGGCCCAACCTCGATCTTCTTCTGCCCCAGCTTCGAAGCGCCCTTGTCGAACTCGGCGTGCGCTGGGAAATTCTGGTCGTGGACGCTGCGTCGGACGACGGGACCCCCGACATCGTGGCCGCCCACGGCGCGCGTTATCTCAGCGAGAAGGCCAAGGGCTACGGCCACGCCATCCTCACGGGCGCGCAGGAGGCTCGCGGTGCCTATATCATCACGATGGACGCGGACCACTCCCACCCCACCAAGTTCATCGCCGATCTGTGGGCGGCCCGAACCAGAGGCGATCTCGTCATTGCCTCGCGCTATGTAAAAGGCGGGAAGGCCGATCAGCCGTGGTTCCGCCTCATGCTCAGCAAGATCGTCAATGCGTTCTTCCGGATTGGCCTCGCCCTGCCCGCGCGGGATCTGTCCAGCGGTTTTCGCCTCTACAACCGCCGCATCTTCGACGGCCTCGACGTGCGCTTTACCACCTTCGTGTTCCTGGTCGAGCTGCTGCTCATCGTCATGCGCCAGGGCCGGGAGATCGCCGAGATCCCCTTTCACTACGAGCCGCGAGACCAGGGCCAGTCCCACGCGCGGATCATCGCTTTTGGCCTCGATTACTGCCGCCTTTTTCACCAGATGTGGCGCATCCGAAACTCCTGCACCTTTCCCGACTACGACTGGCGCGCGTTCAAGAGCCGGATTCCCCTGCAACGCTGGTGGCACGGGCGTCGCATCCACCATGTCCTGCGCTTTACCGAGCTGAGCTATCCCCTTATCGACGTGGGCTGTGGCAGTTCGCGCATCCTCCAGTTGCTCCCCGAGCGCACGGTCGGCGTCGACATGAATCTCTCCAAGCTCCGCTTCATGAAGCGCACCGGTCGCCCGAGACTTCGGGCCGATGGCTGCCGCCTTCCCCTGCCTGACGCTTCCGTCGCCTCCCTCGTGTGCTCCCAGGTTATCGAGCACATCCCCGACGAAGGTGGGCGCATGCTGGACGAATTTGCCCGGGTAGTGAAACCCGGCGGTTGCCTTGTACTTGGTACGCCTGACTACGGCAACTGGCAATGGCGCGCCACCGAGTGGCTCTACGACCGGGTCGTACCGGACGCCTATGGCCAGGAGCACGTGAACCCTTACACCTTCGCGAGCCTTAAAGAAGGCATCGAGAAACGCGGCTTCGAGCTCGAAGACCACGCCTATATCTGCAAGGGTGAGCTCATCTTTAAAGCCCGCAAGCGGCAGTTGTAAAGGGGATTTGGCGGCACGTCTGTTAGCGTCCATTCGCGCTTCAATCACCAGGCGATATTCCTCCTCATCGCATTTGCGTAAATTTGCGTGAATTTGCGGTTCAGTTCTTCCCCGCTTCGTTCCCGCGCTTGACCCGGCAGCCGCCCACGCCCTAGAATGCCGCCCCGCTGTCCTTCCCTTTACCCATGAAACCATCCAACCGAAGCGACAGTCTCAGACCTGATCATTTGAGCCGCGTGCTGCCGGGGCGCATGCGTTTTACCCAGAATACTCCCACGGTTCCACCTCAAAGGAAGACGCAATGTCCCGAAAGAAGCACAAAGGCGAGCCCGCCCCCGCCGATTCCTCCACCGCCAACCGGATGGTCTCCGTCGACGCTCTCCGCGGTTTTGATATGTTCTGGATCACCGGGGGCGAAGGCGCCGTAGGGGCTGTGGCCGCCCTCTTTGGTGGCTCCATCGCCACGCTCGTCCACACCCAGCTCGACCACGCCGCCTGGGAAGGCTTCCGTTTCTACGACCTCATCTTCCCCCTCTTTCTCTTCCTCATCGGCGTCTCTATTACCTTTTCCCTCGGCCGGATCAAGGAAACCGGCGATATGGGCGCGGTCTACAAGCGCATTTTCCGCCGCACCATCATCCTCTTCATTGTCGGCCTCGTGTACTACGGCGGCTTCCGCAATGAATGGCCCGACATTCGCGTGGCGGGCGTGCTCCAGCGCATGGCTCTGTGCTACTTCTTCGGAAGCCTCGCCTTCTGCCTGCTGTCCCTTCGCGGCATGATCATTCTTTGCGTGTCGCTCCTCGTGGGCTACTGGGCCCTTCTCTCCTTCGTGCCCGTGCCCGGACTCGGCGTGGCGACGTTTGAGGAAGGCAAGAACTGGGCCTGCTACATCGACCAGCACTACCTGCCCGGCCGCATGCACAACGGCACCTGGGACCCCGAAGGTCTCCTGAGCACTATCCCCTCCGTCAGCACCTGCCTGCTCGGCATCTTCTCCGGCTTCCTCATCACCTCCAAGTCGCTCGACGACAAGAAAAAGGTGCTCTACCTTATCGGCGGTGGCGCGCTGCTCGTCATCCTCGGCTTCGCCTGGGGCTTCCAGTTCCCCGTCATCAAGAAGATCTGGACCTCCTCCTACGTTCTCGTCGCGGGGGGCTACAGCGCGATGTTCCTCGGCGTTTTCTACCAGATCGTGGACGTGTGGAAAATCCGCGCCTGGACCGTGCCCTTCGTGTGGATCGGGGCGAATCCCCTCGTGATCTACCTGGCCCACAACTTCTTCGACTTCGACAAGTTTGCCCTCCGCTTCGCCGGCGGCGACATCCAGCGCCTCGCCGGACCGAATGTAGGCCCGGCGCTGCTTGGACTAGCGTCTCTGGGATTGTCCCTGCTCTTTGCAC
This window of the Candidatus Hydrogenedentota bacterium genome carries:
- a CDS encoding glycosyltransferase, with the protein product MLNAIKIPDLDLSVVIPAKDEGPNLDLLLPQLRSALVELGVRWEILVVDAASDDGTPDIVAAHGARYLSEKAKGYGHAILTGAQEARGAYIITMDADHSHPTKFIADLWAARTRGDLVIASRYVKGGKADQPWFRLMLSKIVNAFFRIGLALPARDLSSGFRLYNRRIFDGLDVRFTTFVFLVELLLIVMRQGREIAEIPFHYEPRDQGQSHARIIAFGLDYCRLFHQMWRIRNSCTFPDYDWRAFKSRIPLQRWWHGRRIHHVLRFTELSYPLIDVGCGSSRILQLLPERTVGVDMNLSKLRFMKRTGRPRLRADGCRLPLPDASVASLVCSQVIEHIPDEGGRMLDEFARVVKPGGCLVLGTPDYGNWQWRATEWLYDRVVPDAYGQEHVNPYTFASLKEGIEKRGFELEDHAYICKGELIFKARKRQL
- a CDS encoding DUF5009 domain-containing protein, whose protein sequence is MSRKKHKGEPAPADSSTANRMVSVDALRGFDMFWITGGEGAVGAVAALFGGSIATLVHTQLDHAAWEGFRFYDLIFPLFLFLIGVSITFSLGRIKETGDMGAVYKRIFRRTIILFIVGLVYYGGFRNEWPDIRVAGVLQRMALCYFFGSLAFCLLSLRGMIILCVSLLVGYWALLSFVPVPGLGVATFEEGKNWACYIDQHYLPGRMHNGTWDPEGLLSTIPSVSTCLLGIFSGFLITSKSLDDKKKVLYLIGGGALLVILGFAWGFQFPVIKKIWTSSYVLVAGGYSAMFLGVFYQIVDVWKIRAWTVPFVWIGANPLVIYLAHNFFDFDKFALRFAGGDIQRLAGPNVGPALLGLASLGLSLLFARFLYKNKIFIRL